DNA from Biomphalaria glabrata chromosome 14, xgBioGlab47.1, whole genome shotgun sequence:
GTGCTAAACTTTCATTTGTCATCTAAAGTGGGCAGAGTTGTAGCTAACATTTTTATTGACTTTGGGCATTGTGGTTCAAAATTGTTAAATCTGCTTATTTCTCTGAGACTTTGTTAAGAATACTGATAACTAATATACCAGTTCACTTGGGGCATAGCGATTTAATGTTATGTTtgctaaatattttacatgttttgtatgttccttcagatttagAAAATacttacatcctagtccaatcTATTCCTACCttacaaccaggcagccatgttaGTTTAAATTTTCTAGCCTACATAGAACAGTAAACTCttttaggatggctgcctggttgtgaggtatgcgctctggattgTTATCTTGATgttcccaggttcaaaccctgcccactgccatacCATGCCATCTGTGGTAGGTTTAgttctaggatgtaataatctttaaacaaaaaaacaaaagtttgaaaGAATAGAGTCTTAAGTCTgtgttttctaaaataataaagCTATATTTTTCCTAAAATAATAAAGCTATGTTTTTCTAAAATGATAAagctatttttttctaaaatgatAAAGCTATGTTTTTCTAAAATGATAAAGCTATGTTTTTCTAAAATGATAAAGCTATTTACTCTGGTTTGGaatttttagctccattcattctttgttgaaatttttttttggcaagaCTTCATTACAGATCAGAGAAATAAATTCTGAATCTTTACGTTAACCGTATACAGGCTTGTTTGCATTCAGTTCTAATGTCAtgagaaatatataaatgaataatacaattaatttatagcataaTGGTAGTACAACAACCAGTAAgtgagttaatttttttttttttttttgctgggaTATCAACAATTTATtcagaaagtgaaagaaaaataacatCTATAACTTAGAAATCTTCTTTCACTATATGAATTTGATGTTGCGATGTGGCCCTGAAATAAGGCAGTTTAACCTTTTTATttgcttgcatttttttttattgtattcagTTAAAGTTACTCTATCTTGTAGATTATCCATGCCAAACTGGAATCCAGAGATTTATCCTTTGTGGTGTTTGCAAGTCAACAGACACATGAAGGGGTTAAGTTGACCAACTGTACGGCCAATGTCCTCAGGCTCAAGGGAACTGTAAGTAATTTTATACATGGTTATTTATAAAAGCTCAGTATGTGTTAAGCCAATAGTTAATAGCTTTGAAACAAAGGCAACTTGTATGAACGAGTTCCTTCTTAGAAAATAAGATACATATTTTGATGTAAGTGTTTATGGTTTGGCTTAGTTGTGATGTATTGCACAGCACAAGGTTTAGTTTTTGACTTGTTGTGGCTCAAGTATTCTCAACCACTCTggtgaaaagtaaaaatataactatgttaaatgataaaaaaatattcttttcagactttgcaatctcTAAGACAGATGATCTagaggtcatatgtttctgtggctaaCCATTAATGtgggagtcatgtggccagcacaatgaccaactgcctatATATTCCACAATTAATGTTAGGACAGATGATTTATTAGAGGTCGTCTGTTATTGTGGCTGAccattaatgagggtgtcatgtggccagcacaatgaccaactaacttttttttccaattctaatgttaggtaccaattagatttgggtggacaTAGGGGGTGTCCTAAAAGTTCTGTTTTCTTCGATATTTGAAGCGCACCCTCAACCACCAGTTCATGCTTTACCACTTAGTTACCACATCCTAATGTTGAATGATAATGGGTTACACTATGTAAAACCAATACAAACTGGGTTACAGGTTTTTCATTGGGATTATTGTTGTTATGGTATtgagtcttctttttttttttaataacagcTGAGGATCCAGTCCTACAGAGAAGGTGCTGATGTCAAAGTCAGCTTTAACTTTGAAGGCAAACCCGAGATACAAGTCCAAGTTAAACCTCTCAACCCGTATCAGGTGAGTCATGTTCCCAGTCATGTTTTGCTTTAGGTACCACGTCATTGCTTTTAAGCCTCTAAGATGTAACTCATGTAGTGTACTATTGTACTAAATGCAGAAAAAAGTGAGAAATCATATGAAATTCATATGCTTAGGccggttttttgtttttatatttaaaaaaaacaaattatatatataattattatatattattatatatatatattttgataatacatatttatatatgaaaAGTTTTCCATGCTGCTGTTAGGCGCTAAGCAAGCACAACTCAGCTTGAGTAACATTTCCCAAAAAATATTCCTGGTTTCtgtcaggatttgaactcgagcCATTTCAGGAAGCCAAGTGGTTTATGCCACTCTACCCCTCATCTCACATAATCATAATGCTACAAGAGTGGaagcatttttaatataaagattAGACGTTACTCCAGATCTGTGAACTTAGAGAGAGTCATCAAAGACATTAGAGAGGTGATAACATGAGAGTGTTTGTAAagtaactttctttttttttcaaatttctgaaatgttttcaaaacaagtagtttaaaaaatagttttttttaaatttttttaatcacttcTTACTTTATGAAACTGGTCGTAGTCTCTCATTTTTCactctatttattttttgtaatgctTCATTATAGCAAGGAGTATTCCCACTGAAGTCTGTAATGTTATATGTcaggaaaaattatttttttctttgatatagTTCAAAATGATTTCGTTGATAAAAAGAcatccaaatttaattttaagatgattagataattctgaaaaattataacagtcaaaccagagttttcactttGTGACCTATTGGCTACTGATTTTTTCcccaaaaatatacataaactgtcaaatttttaggaaaattgttaaagccattttaaaaattcaagaaCTTTTTTCCTTCCaaccattaactctttctctcctaattgacgatgccaaagttgatttgaccccattaaactaaattgatttttggatttataaactttaatttgtgttttgtaaaaggagcatgcatttccctacAATTCTAcactaaatataacattttctgatttaaaaatatttttttattaaagtttaatgaAACACAtatgattaaaattaataaatctatcagaaagaggaaaataattatggagagaaagattTAAGAGAGTGTAAACTATTAGATTGTACTGagccatattttaaaatttagtctatACACAAAGATTTAGTTAACAGCTAAAAGTGTCTCTTTGGTCTCTCattgcttttaaaatgtatctgtTTTTATGCAGGATGCTAATGAGCTGGTAGACCTTGGTGTGGTTGAAGCGAATGTGCGTAACTCAATGATTTTGGCCAAAACCACTGTAACAGTCACCCACCTTCTTATGCCTGGAGACCTACACACAGTCAACCATGACTTTGGAGGTCATGGTCATGATAAAGGAGGTCAGGACCAAGGCAAAGGTCAGTGAGAGAAATTaaacatattcatatatatatatatataatatatatatatatgttttgtgACATTTCTTTtgccttattattattcaataagTGTGCCCTGAGTGGCTCAtgtgtatttcatttttaatttattcttgAGTGCGAGATATAAAGTTTTTACACATATTCTATGAGTGTAAACTGGGTTTAGTTTACTGggcattaaataataatttttgttgttgttgtctgcTAGGAAGCAATTTACCAAGGCCAAGCCCCCAGCCTGACACTTACAATCAGCAGAAACCAAAACCAGCTTCCCCGAGCTCTGCCCCCCAACAAGCGCCACCACAGCAGCAGAAACTTCAGGAAGATGTGTCTGAGGAGATTGTTGTGTCTGCAGTCATCCCCACCAACAACAAGGCTCCCCCCATTCACAGCATATCTGTTCAGAATGAACCTGTCCAGGTAATGCAGTAAAACTCTTTAGTGAATGCACCTTCAGATTTAACAATGTATACATCCATCCTTCCAAACCAGTGGTGCTATTGCCTAttgagggctctggcctgcttcaacacatctttTGTCTCCTTATTGTCTCCATGTCTATTGTAGATCTGAACAATGTTTACATCCATCCTTCCAAACCAGTGGTGCTATTGCCCAttgagggctctggcctgcttcaacacatctttTGTCTCCTTATTGTCTCCatgtctgttgtagatctgaacaATGTATACATCCATCCTTCCAAACCAGTGGTGCTATTGCCCATTGAGGGCTCCTGCTTCAACACATTTTTAGTCTCCTTATTGTCTCCatgtctgttgtagatctgaacaATGTATACATCCATCCTTCCAAACCAGTGGTGCTATTGCCCAttgagggctctggcctgcttcaacacatttTTAGTCTCCTTATTGTCTCCatgtctgttgtagatctgaacaATGTATACATCCATCCTTCCAAACCAGTGGTGCTATTGCCCAttgagggctctggcctgcttcaacacatttTTAGTCTCCTTATTGTCTCCatgtctgttgtagatctgaacaATGTATACATCCATCCTTCCAAACCAGTGGTGCTATTGCCTAttgagggctctggcctgcttcaacacatctttTGTCTCCTTATTGTCTCCatgtctgttgtagatctgaacaATGTATACATCCATCCTTCCAAACCAGTGGTGCTATTGCCCAttgagggctctggcctgcttcaacacatttTTAGTCTCCTTATTGTCTCCatgtctgttgtagatctgaacaATGTATACATCCATCCTTCCAAACCAGTGGTGCTATTGCCCAttgagggctctggcctgcttcaacacatttTTAGTCTCCTTATTGTCTCCatgtctgttgtagatctgaacaATGTATACATCCATCCTTCCAAACCAGTGGTGCTATTGCCCAttgagggctctggcctgcttcaacacatctttTGTCTCCTTATTGTCTCCatgtctgttgtagatctgaacaATGTATACATCTATCCTTCCAAACCAGTGGTGCTATTGCCCAttgagggctctggcctgcttcaacacatctttTTGTCTCCTTATTGTCTCCatgtctgttgtagatctgaacaATGTATGCAGCGCTTAAGATATTTCTAGCTAGACTGATTCTTAATGAATCTTCTTTAGCTTGTCCTAAAATGAatcataaataattttatttcactAATCTTTACAAAAAGAGGGGCTTTGTTTTAGACATTTCAGgcgttccttcagaaatgagcatttttttaatgtcctagtccaaacatcctGCAGGACAGGGTCCAAACGTGATGATGATCCAAAGTAAATACCACATGAACATACAGTCATGTGTAAAACTCTTGGGTGCCTAGTAGATAGATACTCTTAGGTTGATACCTGGTATGACCAAAAGAATTTTTCACCAAAAATTTGAGGATAATTCTGCACCATTCTTACTCAGATGATCACTATACTTGACTGCTGTTTGAGAAACTTGAGGATTTCTTGTTATTGTCACACAATATCTGAAAACTGTTAGTGAACTATTCCTCAACCTGCTGTCTGgatttgtttgtatgtttgattGCTACTAAATGGcttgtttaaattttaactgATATATCTTCTGATGACCTACAAAATtgcttgtttaaatatttactgaTACATATGATGATCTATAAAACtgcttgtttaaatatttactaataCAGATTGTCATTGCTTCCCCTCAGAGTATCCCTATCTACCCAGTCAGCCGCCAGACCCAACAGCAACAGATCCAACAGCAACTGCAACATCAGCTGCAGCAGGAGATCAAACAGGTGCCAAGGAGAGACCAGCAGCGTGTTAGGCCCCAGTCTAGACCTGAGGGTGTCTTTGAACCCGTTGAAGCTTTAAATTTGTCTAGCTCTGTAAGTGCTAactctttatttatatttataaatgttattgGACTTCTTAAAGCCAAGATTTAGTAATGTGATGTTTGCTCATGTGTACATGAAACtattgtggggaaaaaaaattctattagtATTGTTATGAATTTATAGTAGTGAACaagtatgttaaaaaaaatgcaatattttTGTTGTCATGATTAAATTGTtctgaattaaaataaaatttcagtAATAAAACATAGAATTAATAGTTGTATTAATTCAGACAACATTTAGATGCTTACTGTTACTTTGGTGTGAACAAattcaatttattcatttaaaaaaaagacctgTCTTGAAAcactttataaaatttttttcctctctctctgttcaagaaaattttatttttcttaataatgttacttaaaaaattaatgaactttttcttatgctaatttttttttacatttgtcttCCTTCCCATTGATAAACCAATGACAGCTGTACACACCTTCTGCTCCCAAACCTGTCCGCATGGTAGGAGATAAACGTCTGCTGGTCAAGGTTATCAAGGCCAATGGATTACATTTGAAGGAAGTTGGTGAGTGCTGCTCCTGTATGATTAGCTGGGTGTTCCCTTTACTCATGAAGCCATTGATTGTGCCTgacacatatttttttgtgttaactTTGTtcaatacatacatttataaattattaaaacataataactaCATCCCAGAAGATAAAACACTAGAAGCAAGGAAGTAGTATTATCACATTAGTGTGAATGTTTAGTATTACAATTGAATTATTTTATGACTTTTCGTCCATGTTTTCATGCACTTCTTTCACTAAGTAACCAGAGTTGGATTATTGGGTTTTGTTtccattaatatattttaattttatgtttgttaGACCTGATAGTCAAGTTCAGATGTagctctattttcttttttaaatttgtttctgGCCTTGAACTAAGCTCTCAACCCTTTTAGCCCTGTTCTGCAAAGATTTTTGTGTTCTCTTTTCTGTTGTAATATTTGCTGGTCTCTCGTCCTAAAGTAGGTGCTGCCAACATTGTGTGCATGTTGTCCACTGATGAGCCTGTCCAGGGCTACAGCACAAGTGTGGTGAAAAATACACAGAACCCATTTTGGGATGAACATTTCCTATTGTAAGTGTAGCTGTAATCTAGGTGGACTACCCTATATAACTTAACTGCCAACAAATTTCAAAACACATTAATTTCACTTGACAAAAAttgtggaaaaacaaaaaagagggaattgtgtaaaaaaaataatatgggTTAAGGCAATGgtactattttattttgacCATTTATATCTCCACAACTGTTGGACCATCAGGTTTAAAATAAACACAGTATTGGCTTATGTATCCAAAATACTAATCAATCTTTACAAAATAGAATTAGTTAATATAGTCATAAATCATATTTTGTGTAATTAATGTATTTTTGGAAAGTCGTGGTAACTGCAGGAtgatttgtaaaacttttttttcccaaacatatttaattatgttattagcAGTGACATCAGAGATTTAGAACTTAATTTGTTATCACCATATTGACCATTGCTGGTCAAAGTATATTgttttgattatattttttttaaatacaaggtacattattttaaaaattatagacGGATCATTTGTAAAGTAGGTGGAGTTTATTTTTACACTGTGTATCATCATTTGATTTGTTCTGAAAATTTAATGTCAGTATCATACTCTCAAtgcatttattatttattttttgcattCAATGGATGCTGACTGTAAGCTTTTAGAaaatggtatttaaaaaaagagcaaCATCTACATCTTTTGATAGGTTGTTGGTATCGTTTAGCTAATTCTCTTTttatattgatattttattgGTGTACCATCTCTTCTCTTTTCTAATGACATTAAATTTGTTAATGGCTGtgcttaaaaataatttgtcaaTATCAAGTTTTCTAATGATTTTGTGTACTGCACTCCAGTGACATTACCCAGGAGACACAGGAAGTCAGAGTGGAGGTGTATGATAAAGACAAGCCAAGTGGAGGTAGTATATCCAGTCAATTCACATTTCTGCCTGGTCTTTCATgttactaaaaaaattatttacaaaaaaatatttcagtctGACTTTCAAAAGATttgttaaagtttatttttagtgcCACTCTGTAgtctttttcttcctttcttcatGAAATTATCTTTCCatctgctgttgtttttttccctcactgtatttctaaaaaaaaaaaaaatcactattaAAACTGCTTTATTTCCATGCAGTTATCAACAAACATTAAGTAATGACACACTACTTTTCTTAATGCAAACTAACACTATTACTgcctatagaaataaaataaacatcttTGCTACTTCTGGTTTGGTCCATTCTTTTTCCATTGTTATATTCACCCTCATCCAACTCTATTATTTATGTGCACAACTTTCATCATCTCTCTTTCATATTCTTAACCACCTTTTTATTTGCACGCCAGCTAAGATATTACATTTATGATTGTTCtaaaaagacatttattttctcaatttcaaaaaattatttgtcggaagaatagctaaaaaaaaagaagtttgacATGTTGGCCTGTAAATAATTGGCTTAATTTCAGATGAATTCATCGGTGAGGCCATTGTGTACGTGGAAGACTTACGTAAAACTCCAAGCAGTCGCCAGATCTTGAGACTTCACCCCCAGCCTGAAAACTTTGAATACAATGTGGGAACTGTGACTGCAGAAGTAAGTCGTTAAGGCTGGATTTAATTAGAAGTCTTGCTGTAGTTAACTAGCTTTGGGAGAAAATTGTTTGACAGTTCAGCATAATGGTTGGTTGtacgattttgtttttacttattatgTCATTTGTGCAGGTTATACATGTATGTGAGGTATATATGCGAAAATATGATAATCTCTATACAGTGTGAAGTGTACCTAGGTTTCACTGTTTTAAATCTATTGAGATCTAATtctgtgtatatattatatgattTAAAATATGGTTTATAATAGCCTTTATTATTTAAGATCACTAAAGCATTAAAGGGAAACTTCGATggtttttaaaatttgagttattgacagttAAATTCTGCATAAAAAGCTGAAATAGTTAACATTTTAccagtttttatttaaatgcttagaaacatttatatttaataaattagacatttaattcttgacattgttaaaaaaattggtttctttgagatttattttgtttttaggttaggcatgcGTCAATTCCCTCTACAATACTGAAAGTGAATTTAGATCTAACTAAttgtatcgcttcattcttataGTAGTGATGGCCTAGTCCATAGCCATGGTAtgtttaaagagagagagatagaaagagatctAAAAGCATAAGATAACCAGcccgagaaaaaaaagtaacattttcatctaaacCCCTCCCTATCCCAAAATGTAAATAGATCATGTGTCTGACTGCttctaacaaactggtcagtgtaaggctagcctAGGCTATgtgtcatgacaagacaaccaagcgatagtgtttgtgtgtgttgagtggtcaggtgAGAAAATACAGACTGCCGTGATTAGTCAAGCGTGTAGATTTATTCAacacatatttatttctttgcttacaagatctagctCTATCTGCATACACCaagatctatttcttttacgagaatgtaaactttactgtatggttttctgttatacagtaagtcaatagattaactTAATAGGTTTGTGTGACATCTCATAGAAAGCCGGTAACAATCTGACAGTTTTTGATGCACAGAAAAATTACATCAGAAAaacaattactaagttattattgaaaataaaataaaaaaaataatatattcatattctGTAAATCAAGATACATATTGTatcaaaattgtcaaaaccttaggagtttccctttaaagttagtttaattaataaaaaaaaaaagaattttcaaTAATGTGTGTAAAATAGTGTGTTTGTTATGCTGTCTCCCTTAGTTTCTCTTCATGGATCCCGCTGAAGCTGACCTACTTCTGGACTCAATGACCACCACTTCAAACAATCAGCTGTCCCCTCGCCGTCGCATTGAGATCGCACAGACTGTAACACCTGGGGGCACAGTGGTCACAAAGACAACCACAACAACCCAGAAACCGCAGTACGGACGCCATGACCCAGGCCTGGATGGTATTTGTAATATTAATCTCTAAAGACATCCAGATGAGAATGTTAAGAAACTAATTAATCCTGGATAGGCTTAATGCATAATAACCAGTCAGAAAACTTaagtaaaaatgtatagctaagATTCATCTTTTCTACTAGGATCACCAAACTACATAGAGAAGAACGTCTATGCTGAAGAGTCTCCAAGGCTTTCTTACAATGAAACTCCTTCCAATTTTTCTTCAGGTAAATTTTctcaaattccccccccccccctccccaaccccCTTCCACAATTATTCTTGCCTAAAAAAGTTTGACCATGAAAAACTCATCTCCTCTCCTCATTCCCCCctcattttaaatgtttatattgtAACCTCTTTCCTCATCTTCCatgaatgttttttaaaaatatatatttgttctaGACGctctagaaatagaaagaaagtaaGCAAattagaactttttttgttttatatgcttttttttttaaaaacaatttcgaTCATTCAGGCTAAAATATTAATTGAAGTTGTGAAGATCAATCAGAACAAGATGAAAGTATCTTAAAAGAGTGCCATgacaaattgtttttctttcatttaataaatggTAGAAAATAACatctaaataatttattaacagcCAATTTGGAATGTTATTAAAAGAAACATTGCCCAAGTTCTCTATTACACTTTTTAGAAGTAAACTTATTTACTGCCAATTTggcatgttaaaaaaacaaatggccCAAGTTCTCTATTACACTTTTAGAAAGATTTGGATGAGTGCAGAAGTTCACATGAAcacacaaacccagttgcgacctgcatattttgccacatctaataCTGACAAAGCAAATGGTGTGTAGATCTAATGCCGATGTTTTATATTTCCTCTTTTGCAAATGACTGCTTTCATATGTTATACTCATAggttttatattattttcattgaaaaaatggcATTggacaaaattaataaatattatcaGAGCTCAAATGGAGTTAGGGAATGGGAGACAAGAGTGCAGCATTTAAGTACAGAGAACTCAtccttttattatatttatagccTCCCTTATTTTTTAAACTCCTCCCCAAACCCTACAATTTTTTatgttatctttttatttttttttatccattaaagatttataaatatatatatatatatttatatatatttataaattatatatatatatatatatataaaattagatatatataattgaaCAAAATACAGGTTCTTGcattaggtgtatgctaatttCAAATGTAATTATAGAAATGCCTCCTTTACAAATACTTGGATTTTTGGCAGAAATGAAAAATTCCTCCAGTTTTgtccatttgaaaaaaaaaaagggctttcACCATATACTTGTTTGTAAATACATGACCGTAATCTAGTGCTCCCAGAACACAACATTGCTTTAAATAGTGTAAGACAATTAGCTTTTATAGCACTGACCTATAttgtccaatttattggtataGGATCGAGGCAACAGCAGATTCCTGTAAGTATAAGGGTCAGAGGTCACAgtgttaatatttttgtttggtttgtttttgaCCTCCaggatttgttttgtttagttgcAAGTGTAGGAGACACACAAAACGAGTCATTTTGATTAATCCCAGAATGCATTGTTGTTCTAACTAaccaattaaaaacaaagtttgtgTGTTCTGTCTTgcagaatttttgtttttgtaccaGGCACAATTTTTGCTTGTTATTTCAGTTATTTGTtatttcagctttaaataatttttttctgaatttagTTGTTCTCTTTTCGCACTTGAATATTGTTATACTATTAAAAGAGGGGAAAAGATATTTTATTGAAGATTAAAGGTATTGTgggtaaatatatatttatgttagaACATGGGATGAAGGATAATCTTTTGCATGctccattttcttttatttgatttatccaCAAATTCCATTTTGACCTAGCTTGGTCTTTGGCATTGGgtgtaaaatattgtttttcatCCCTATTGGTTTtccttttaagtttttttttaaaaatgtattacctCCCTTTGCTGAAACAATCTGGCATTTggacaaatgttgttttttttaaataaagattgtATTATATCATCAAAATGTTCAAAATGCCTCATAGCTTCCTACCAAAGCAGCTGCTTGGGTCTTCTTCCCCAGGTTGAGAATGCTGGTGGTGCAGTTCTTAATTTTTACCTAGTTACCTTGGATTGATAACAAAAAGGTTTTCATAGTTCTGAattgtatcaatttgtttgtttaatattgAACAGTTGACAAAATGCTTTGAAATGAACTGCTTGAATTCTTTTAACTAAAATTTCCTCAGAGATGTAAAGA
Protein-coding regions in this window:
- the LOC106055154 gene encoding phospholipid transfer protein C2CD2L-like isoform X9, with protein sequence MADITLRLIWYRLGEVREKMAETGRTWYTELDFDSYVLDLLLLGWCTLCFIVILAVNAIVAAFGPLQRQPREKFRETKDGEISLTGAVLQLETAQWFNSAVNWFYLHYYHAPEFVDEWVKSLNEQVVKLGGPVQCKFERIQSGSLPPKVTHVSCEASPQDRFIIHAKLESRDLSFVVFASQQTHEGVKLTNCTANVLRLKGTLRIQSYREGADVKVSFNFEGKPEIQVQVKPLNPYQDANELVDLGVVEANVRNSMILAKTTVTVTHLLMPGDLHTVNHDFGGHGHDKGGQDQGKGSNLPRPSPQPDTYNQQKPKPASPSSAPQQAPPQQQKLQEDVSEEIVVSAVIPTNNKAPPIHSISVQNEPVQSIPIYPVSRQTQQQQIQQQLQHQLQQEIKQVPRRDQQRVRPQSRPEGVFEPVEALNLSSSLYTPSAPKPVRMVGDKRLLVKVIKANGLHLKEVVGAANIVCMLSTDEPVQGYSTSVVKNTQNPFWDEHFLFDITQETQEVRVEVYDKDKPSGDEFIGEAIVYVEDLRKTPSSRQILRLHPQPENFEYNVGTVTAEFLFMDPAEADLLLDSMTTTSNNQLSPRRRIEIAQTVTPGGTVVTKTTTTTQKPQYGRHDPGLDGSPNYIEKNVYAEESPRLSYNETPSNFSSEPKINNGQDTRGNLSLTAAALRDIQDRSWRPRSHAKSSTIIITGVKRRGSSHKAKTIESPPLEDTMDVSNQHQLNQQYNQQPQPIALKGDKKESTV
- the LOC106055154 gene encoding phospholipid transfer protein C2CD2L-like isoform X11 produces the protein MADITLRLIWYRLGEVREKMAETGRTWYTELDFDSYVLDLLLLGWCTLCFIVILAVNAIVAAFGPLQRQPREKFRETKDGEISLTGAVLQLETAQWFNSAVNWFYLHYYHAPEFVDEWVKSLNEQVVKLGGPVQCKFERIQSGSLPPKVTHVSCEASPQDRFIIHAKLESRDLSFVVFASQQTHEGVKLTNCTANVLRLKGTLRIQSYREGADVKVSFNFEGKPEIQVQVKPLNPYQDANELVDLGVVEANVRNSMILAKTTVTVTHLLMPGDLHTVNHDFGGHGHDKGGQDQGKGSNLPRPSPQPDTYNQQKPKPASPSSAPQQAPPQQQKLQEDVSEEIVVSAVIPTNNKAPPIHSISVQNEPVQSIPIYPVSRQTQQQQIQQQLQHQLQQEIKQVPRRDQQRVRPQSRPEGVFEPVEALNLSSSLYTPSAPKPVRMVGDKRLLVKVIKANGLHLKEVVGAANIVCMLSTDEPVQGYSTSVVKNTQNPFWDEHFLFDITQETQEVRVEVYDKDKPSGDEFIGEAIVYVEDLRKTPSSRQILRLHPQPENFEYNVGTVTAEFLFMDPAEADLLLDSMTTTSNNQLSPRRRIEIAQTVTPGGTVVTKTTTTTQKPQYGRHDPGLDGSPNYIEKNVYAEESPRLSYNETPSNFSSEPKINNGQDTRGNLSLTAAALRDIQDRSWRPRSHAKSSTIIITGVKRTIESPPLEDTMDVSNQHQLNQQYNQQPQPIALKGDKKESTV
- the LOC106055154 gene encoding phospholipid transfer protein C2CD2L-like isoform X8, with translation MADITLRLIWYRLGEVREKMAETGRTWYTELDFDSYVLDLLLLGWCTLCFIVILAVNAIVAAFGPLQRQPREKFRETKDGEISLTGAVLQLETAQWFNSAVNWFYLHYYHAPEFVDEWVKSLNEQVVKLGGPVQCKFERIQSGSLPPKVTHVSCEASPQDRFIIHAKLESRDLSFVVFASQQTHEGVKLTNCTANVLRLKGTLRIQSYREGADVKVSFNFEGKPEIQVQVKPLNPYQDANELVDLGVVEANVRNSMILAKTTVTVTHLLMPGDLHTVNHDFGGHGHDKGGQDQGKGSNLPRPSPQPDTYNQQKPKPASPSSAPQQAPPQQQKLQEDVSEEIVVSAVIPTNNKAPPIHSISVQNEPVQSIPIYPVSRQTQQQQIQQQLQHQLQQEIKQVPRRDQQRVRPQSRPEGVFEPVEALNLSSSLYTPSAPKPVRMVGDKRLLVKVIKANGLHLKEVVGAANIVCMLSTDEPVQGYSTSVVKNTQNPFWDEHFLFDITQETQEVRVEVYDKDKPSGDEFIGEAIVYVEDLRKTPSSRQILRLHPQPENFEYNVGTVTAEFLFMDPAEADLLLDSMTTTSNNQLSPRRRIEIAQTVTPGGTVVTKTTTTTQKPQYGRHDPGLDGSPNYIEKNVYAEESPRLSYNETPSNFSSGSRQQQIPTIESPPLEDTMDVSNQHQLNQQYNQQPQPIALKDDLELVRPQLNDTDAEPSPNLKKSRTLGGSLKKLFRRSRKQSRTRGDSRESSMSRGSRSKGPSRDSSLTRQSQRENELRASSVS
- the LOC106055154 gene encoding uncharacterized protein LOC106055154 isoform X1; amino-acid sequence: MADITLRLIWYRLGEVREKMAETGRTWYTELDFDSYVLDLLLLGWCTLCFIVILAVNAIVAAFGPLQRQPREKFRETKDGEISLTGAVLQLETAQWFNSAVNWFYLHYYHAPEFVDEWVKSLNEQVVKLGGPVQCKFERIQSGSLPPKVTHVSCEASPQDRFIIHAKLESRDLSFVVFASQQTHEGVKLTNCTANVLRLKGTLRIQSYREGADVKVSFNFEGKPEIQVQVKPLNPYQDANELVDLGVVEANVRNSMILAKTTVTVTHLLMPGDLHTVNHDFGGHGHDKGGQDQGKGSNLPRPSPQPDTYNQQKPKPASPSSAPQQAPPQQQKLQEDVSEEIVVSAVIPTNNKAPPIHSISVQNEPVQSIPIYPVSRQTQQQQIQQQLQHQLQQEIKQVPRRDQQRVRPQSRPEGVFEPVEALNLSSSLYTPSAPKPVRMVGDKRLLVKVIKANGLHLKEVVGAANIVCMLSTDEPVQGYSTSVVKNTQNPFWDEHFLFDITQETQEVRVEVYDKDKPSGDEFIGEAIVYVEDLRKTPSSRQILRLHPQPENFEYNVGTVTAEFLFMDPAEADLLLDSMTTTSNNQLSPRRRIEIAQTVTPGGTVVTKTTTTTQKPQYGRHDPGLDGSPNYIEKNVYAEESPRLSYNETPSNFSSEPKINNGQDTRGNLSLTAAALRDIQDRSWRPRSHAKSSTIIITGVKRRGSSHKAKTIESPPLEDTMDVSNQHQLNQQYNQQPQPIALKDKKKGGFGSAILKKFGRKKRAQSADRTLSMREGAYLRPPEPAYGPQSKDDLELVRPQLNDTDAEPSPNLKKSRTLGGSLKKLFRRSRKQSRTRGDSRESSMSRGSRSKGPSRDSSLTRQSQRENELRASSVS